GGATGGACGGCAGAAGGTGATCACCGGGACGGAGCTGGGAACCCGGGCAGGGAAGACGATCCGTTTGGTTCAGGAGGCGGTGGTAAAGGCGTCGGACCAGACCGAGCAGATCGCCGCAGCCATCGAGGAACTCTCGGTCACCATCCGCGACATGGCCCTCAATATGGAGCACATCGCCACTGGCGTCCGCGGGACCGAAGCGGCGATCCAGAACATTTCGGCGTCTGCCCAGGTCGTTTCGGCAAAGGCTGACGATCTGAAGGGAGTCGCGGAGCGGTTCCAGACAGCCTGAACAGAGCCGGCGCCTGGTCAGCGCTTCACGTCCAGCAGGGTTCCGAGCATCTGGTCGGCGGTGCGCAGGGTCTGGAGGTTCGCCTGGAAGCCGCGCTGGCCCAGGAGCATCTCGACCGTCTCCTCGGCGAGGTCCACGTTGGAGAGCTCCACGGGCGGCGCGCCTTCGGCCGCGAGGTCGGGGACGAGAAGGCCGGGGGTGGAGACGCGCTCCAGGTGCGAGGTCACGCCGCCGCCCGCGCCCTCCGCGTGGGCCGCCCGGAGCTTTTCGTACCCCGGGGTAGCCGCGTTGGCGACGTTTCGAGCGGCCAGATCGACCTTTCGCTCGAAGGCCCTGACTCCCGACAGGCCGCTGTGGATGGCCGGCAGCATCGTGGGCTCCTTCCCGGGTTGGCAGGCGCAGCGCGGACGTCTCCCGAGAGCGTATCGGCAGTCCCGTCCTTCCGCTTGAGTCCGACCGCGTCGGGGCCAGCCCCGACCTGCGGTCTTGCGCCCCCCCGCTCCCCGATTCGCCCCCGGTCCGGCTGTCTCGCTCTTCTTGTAGTGAAGCGGCGTCACGCGCCGGTCTGGCGGGTGGCGGGGGGTGCCCAGGTGGCGCGCAGGGCGCCGGCCGCCGCGACGCCGGGGGCCAGCAGACCCACGAGGAAGACAACCCAGAAGCCGCGCAGGGCGTCGGCCGCGCCGGGAAGCGCCAGCGCCAGGAGCGCGGGGGCACCGAAGGCCACGGGCACGGCCAGGGCCTCTGCCCAGAGCAGGCGCACCCCGAAGGCCCTGGCGCAGCGCAGTGCCCACTCGAGCCAGGTGAGGTCGGGCACCTGCCCCTGAAGCCGCCGGAGCTCCGGCTGGGCGTCCCGGAGCAGCCGGGCGGCACGGCGGCACGCCTGGGCGGAGTCTTCGGCGAGGAGGGCCTCGGCTTCCCGCACCTTGGCTCCCAGCTCTTGCAGTGCCGGTCCGAAGCCCCGAAACAGCCCTTTGTAGGGATACCGTTCCCACAGCTTGCCGAGGGCGAGCCACGTCGCGCCCGCTGCCTTCCAGCCGTCGCGCAGCTCCGTCATGGCCCGCGCGCGAAGGATGTGGCTCGTGGAGAGGATGCGGTCTGCGCCGGCCGCCACCTGCACCCAGCCCCGGTACCCCCCCCGTTCGAGGCGGCCCTGGAGGCCCCGGAGGGCGGCGGTCAGGGGGGGCAGGCCCGAGGCCTCGTCTCCCAGCCACTCGGACAGGGCGGTGCACTCCGCCGCCGCTTGGCCCACGGCGGACTCCGCCTTGCGGCGCGCGGATTCCAGGGCGGAGGCGAGGATGCCGTCGGCGGCGCCCGCCAGGCGGCCCAGGCCGGGCTCCAGGAGGAGGCGAACCCAGTGCTCCGGGTACTCCCGAACGCCCGCTCGAAACCACTCCCAGTCTACGGGGACTCCTTCCAACCGTGCCCGAACCCGCAGGGCATGAAACGCAACATCGAAACCGGTCCCCATCCCTTCGCTCATCCCCTCCAGGATGCGCAGGGCGTCGGCCGGCGCGCCCTCCACCTCGTGGAGGCGCGCCCGCAGCAGGTTGGCGTATGCCCGCTGGACTCCGGGGGAGGCCAGCTGCGCCGCGCCCGAGAACAGCCGTGCGGCCTCCCCCACCTCTTCGGCCTCCGTGGCCGCAAGGGCCTGACCCAGGGCCGCGAAGAAGCGCTGGGTCTCGTCCATGCCCGAGGTGGCGCGAAGGTACTCCACCGCCTGGCCTCGTCGCCCCACGCGAAGGCAGTCGAGCCCCAGGTGCAGGGCGTTGGCCCGGGGCGGACGGGCGGCCCCGAGGGCCTCGGGGCCCGGCCAGACCCGCACTTCGGAGTAGGCCAGGTAGGACAGGAACCGGAGCTGGTACACCCGCTTGCCGTCGAAGAACGCCACGGCGCCGCGGTGGACGGGATCGCGGGGGGAGAGGTCCCCGGCGAACGCCGCCAGGTCCGGCGGACCTCCTTGGGCGAAGGCCGCCCGGTGGTCGCTCGCGATCTGCTCCAGACGTTCCTCGGCCAGGGCCGAGAGCATATGGTCTTCCGGCCCCAGGGCCCGGCTCGGGCAGTGGGACGGCCGGTGGGCCCGGCTCCCGCAGTAGAAACACTCCCGCTCCCCCGTCCCCACAGCCAGGTGACGGGAGGGCAGAAGGTGCAGGCCGGTCTGTTCCGGCAGCGGTGCACCCAGGCCGTAGAGCCCGTCGGCCACCGGCTCGGGAGAGGCGGGAAGCCGGCCGCCGCCCAGGGCCTCCCAGCGCACGTGCAGGGCTGCCGTGAGGTGGAGTCGGCCGGGGTGGAGGGCATCCCACCGCGGGTCGTCGTCGGGCGGGGGCGGCCGGTC
Above is a genomic segment from Thermodesulfobacteriota bacterium containing:
- a CDS encoding flagellar basal body rod C-terminal domain-containing protein, producing MLPAIHSGLSGVRAFERKVDLAARNVANAATPGYEKLRAAHAEGAGGGVTSHLERVSTPGLLVPDLAAEGAPPVELSNVDLAEETVEMLLGQRGFQANLQTLRTADQMLGTLLDVKR